From the genome of Primulina huaijiensis isolate GDHJ02 chromosome 11, ASM1229523v2, whole genome shotgun sequence:
TTTCTTATACCTTCAGTTTTGATATTTCCATTTCAATCGCGATGATTTATGCTGCTTGTCATTGTAAAATTTCTGTGAATGGGTAAGCTGAACTCTTGACATCAATGGGTTTCAGGAATTGGtcagttttttaaaataagtttcatCTGCAATGAAACAGGACTATTTCGATGTCATTGATACACCTATGGATTTTGGTACGATATGTAGTAACCTTGAAAAGGGTGTTAAATACAAGAATTCAGAGGATGTTTTCAGGGATGTACAGTACATATGGGATAATTGCTACAAGTATAATAATAAAGGCGATTATATTGTTGAACTCATGAAGCGGGTGAGGAAAAACTTCGCAAAGTATTGGATCACTGTTGGTTTATTCAATGACGATCAGCCTCAGGAAACTCAtggtattgtttttttttttgttttttttattttaatctctGTGCTTCAGATTCGAGTGATTTGATTTCCTCGTATATTTTTTTCGCTGTTAGTTGGAAATACTATATTCTTTTTTCTTACTAGAAAGAGGGAGAGAATGTGCATTTAGCTGTCTATAAggtaattttcataaaaagatTCTAATTCAGTTAAATTACTTATAGATTATGTGCCCGTCTATATGTTAATTGAGAGAACAAAATggtgaaaattgaaaataatccaaTTGAAAATTACAGCCTTCTCAGTTTCTGGATTATATTTCTGAAATCATCTCTACTTTTCCTTATCTGTTTATCTTGAATTTTATGTGCACTTTTTATTCTCGtttctttaatattttgtataaacTTTTCCTTGCCAAATCCATGATTTTCAACCCATCAAAACAGTTTTAACATTTTTTCATGATCAAATCCTGAAAAAATTTCAATGATCCATAATCAACGTCGTTTTTCACAATTTTCCAAATTTAAATCACTTTCTTCAAGTGATCTCTGATTGTTGCTTTAGTTTTtggtcggtgaactgagattAGTAGCTTTAATCTTGTCTTGCCCGTTGTGAAAATATCTGGAGTACTAGGACTTCTCCATTGTCATTCCTGTGCTGTAGTCATGTGATTTCCTTTTAAATTTCTCAGATACTTGTTTCTTGTTTCTTCAGTAAGTTTTTTCAACAATTCACTCAGTTCTGTTTACTGGAGTTAGCAAGTTGTTAGCTATCAGGTTTTTCTTATCCATCAGGTGTTGATAGCACACCAGTTACAGAAACTACTCTTTCAAGTCAAGGAAATACACCAATGGAAAGTGGTGCTTTCAGCCTTTCGGGTAAAAAGTTTCATGGGTATGATTCTGCTGTTACCATGCATCATTTGTTCTacatttgattttattaatacTGTATCTCATATTGATTTTCTTCATTATAAACAAgatatcatttaataaaatagagaAAATCGGAAAGTAGCACATAGGGCCAAAGGAGTGCAAATTCTTACATTTCCCTCTGGAAGATAAACTTTAATAAATCTTTTTAATCGGAATTTTGTAGCTTACTTAGTTCTCATAGATTTTGGTTCTGTGAGAAGAAAACTCTTAGTAGAACATTTTCCTTTATTTGGtgataaatgaaaaatgaaggAAATGTATGATACAAATATGCTTTGCAGCATACACTGTTAATTATATACCTTCACTCATATTTGATCTCATTAAatctattaaattcaaattgGTATGAAGTTTGAGATTTGTTTTGCTTGAAATTAAGATGCACTCAAAGTTCGAGTCATTACAGAAGATAGCAGATTTTCTTTTCCTCATCTATTATCCTCAGTCCCTCACCTTCAATCTCTAATaattccaaaataaaaaatctaccGATGAAAAATTCATTGCGTCTGATAGTTCTCTTGCCTACCTTTTGACGCAGTTCTAATATGCGTTGTAAGATATTTTAGGCCTTGGATTGTCTAGGAAAATTTAAGGTTGAAATGATAGAACATTGATGTGCTGTATCAATCGATAATTTTTATTGGAAGGTGAATTATTTATGTGGACCTTGTTTAGATATTTCTAAAATGATTtcctttcttgtttatttattttatttccttttctATAAACTCGGTTGCTTTCTGACGAATAAAGAAAGTTACTACTGAATTTATTGCATCATGGTGGTATTACCTAGGCCGATCTCTCGTGGAACCAATTTTCTTGTAGCATAACTTGGTTCTATTTTTATCGAGAGATGctttatttttttgcaaaaaaatttgatatcctTTCATTACAAACTATTTACATGAATACATGCAGTTACCAGAAAAATAACATCAGGATCTTGAACTTCTTGACCCATTCTGCGATATATGTATCTTCTGTTCTGCAGACTTAAGAAGCATAAGGAAGGCTGCCAATGCGCTATATGTGTAATGATGCGACGCAGGCAAGAGAGAGAGGAGATTGTTCGAATGATGGGTGGAACTGACGACAGTGATGACTCTGTGGGTGAAGACATGAAGCCTGAGGTAATTCCCTGTTCAATTTGGCTATATTTGTTGCTTTATCAGATAACAAtcttaaaattgataaaaatcCTTAAAGATTAGGTAAATTCAGACACGCTGAAGTTTAACATAATTACAGAGACTATCCATGATGATGCCACCGCCTTTTCTTAACGGCTCTAACAATAAATGAGAAAGCATTGGACAACAAGAAAACATTGATGTGGATTTTGTAATTTTCGAACAGAGAATGATAGTTTTTGTAATTATGTCCTAACTTAAGGGATGCATTTTACCCTAAAGATTGAGCGACATGAGTTCTGTGGCTTGGGATTTTTGGCTACCAAATCTCAAGTAACTATAGCATCAATCCATACTTTTTGTTAAGATATTTTTCTTCTCATGACTTGTGAATACACGTGCATGGACACAAAACAGCATGTGTGCATGATAAAGAAGCAAAAACCGATGACTGACTGTTAAAAAGGCGTTATATTTTGGGATGGAAAAGATTGAAGAATGGAACTCGAGGGTTgaaattttagataaaaaatTGTTTCGAATGACAAAGGTTTTTCCATgtttttggtatatattttctGTTTCTTTCAGATGCTGATAAGGAATTTTGAGTATTGTTTTTCTTTGGGAGATGAAGGCCggaaaattgtcattttgaGCTTTAATTTGTGCTTTTTGTATGCGGGTGAGGCTGTGGTCTGCTTTTTAAGAGTCGGTGGTATATTTTCCATTAAAATGTTTGTTTCATTTTGAAAATGAAGAGCTGGAGAGAGTTTCAAACGCTGTATATGTTTCATCAAGAAGTTTGCATGTTGAGAATGAGAATGAGAATGAGAATGAGGAGAGCAAGAgagaatgtgtgtgtgtgtcttttccttttccttttccttttccttttctgaTAGAATTATTTTCAAGTTTCTCAAGGGGGCTTCTTGTGAACAGAGTCCCTTTGGCATGTATGCCTCGTCAAATATAGAGAACCACTCAGACGCAGAAAGGAAAGGACAAGATATGAAGTTGGGACATATCAGAAATTTGTATAGCCAGGCAAAGGAGAATGATGTTACAATTACAGGAAAAGGGGAGGGTTCCGAAGATTTGGGTCATAGATCAGGAGATGAAAATAGTAGACAATGTCATACACCACATTTAGCCTCAGGCGGCAGCATATCAAGTGAAACTAAGAAAGAAATGAGTGTGCACAACGAGGATGGAAATGCCGCACTTGATCAACAGAAGCCGAAGGTAGTTAACTATATCAATAACAAAAACTAGTTGCTGGCATTCTTTTCCATTTGCAGTTGAAAAGTTATTGACATGGTTCTTATTCCTTGACTACCTACAGGATTTTCTAGATAAGAAACAAAGAGCTAAAATGTTGGAGAATCTTCGTTATCTCGAGAATCCAATGCTTTTACAGTTATGTGGAACGTTGTTTGCAGAAAATTCTGAGTCTTTTTGGAACGGCCCTCATTCGTTGGTTGGTCGCCCCCGGAGGAGAACTTCCTTTCATTCCGCCATTTCAAAATTTATGGAATAGAATCTTGCGGGCTTCTACAGGTATACAACAATGTCTCTCTCATTAGTGGAACTGATTGATTTTTTCCATCAACAGCTGGAACATAGGCTTTGAGTTCAAGTGTTTGAAGAACTAAACAATTGTAAGATTCAAGTAAACTTGCTATATAAATAGTGTTACTTTTCTGTTTTTCTAGCTCTAAAATTTTGATCACAAAATCCTCTTTAACAGAAAATTGGAAGGCGAAATTCGAGTCACaatttttgtaatatatttattctaatACGAGTAATATCGTTTCTTTCACCAGACTATGTCGAAAAACTTGAGAGTCAAATTTGATCCAAGTTCTTCATTGCTAATGTATCTTTAGTCTGAAGTTATAAATTATGTTCTGGTCTGTCCTTCATTGGTTACACAGTATATTTCCGGTTGTAAAAAACCTTTTGATAGTCAAAATTAACGATGATTAAAAACTACACAAtccaatcatttttttattaccACAATCAATTCATTTTAAATAGTAAATATGAATAactcataaatataaaaaaaatcccaGGTGGGAACTCGGCCAATGGCAATTGGCCAACAAGTTTTTGAAacgtaattttaaaaataaatgaaaaccgACACATAATTAACTTCAAGTATCACATTAATTTCAACAAGGTATCTAAATATGAtgggctttttttaaaaaataatttaatttttaaaattaatttcaaaaatacttaaaaaaaaaggtttgcAAGAATACTTCAATCCGTTCTTAcggagcgcggacgctgctcaACGAAGCACGGATGCTGCTCCACGTAAGCGACGCAATATTTTAGTgacgaaatatatatataacaaacgtcgctaaaattaaattagcgacggtttaaaattgaatcagcgacggtttttaaccgttgctGCAatggaatcagcgacggtttaaaatcCGTCGCAACTATTATCAAcagcacgccgcggataatcttgaactttcaacggttTGCatctttgcagcgtgcaatgtacgctACGGAAagagaatttgcgcgctgcgaaaagttatttttgttgtagtgaagacaaagaaaaagaacagacaagaaattcatcaaaaaataaatttttcatggCTTACCAACCAAAAGAGGCTGCAAATCTGACGATGTCAATCTTGAAATGATCATGGAACCAAAATTGGTGCTTCCTGGGACTGTGGAGAAGTCGTAAGATTAggatatctcaattgaatgttgttcattATCCTCAACATCATTCTGTGGTCGAATGTAATGTACAAGATGCTGCGGACCAACAGTAAGCAAATTTATAAAACTGtgtatgttcgaccaagacggagtctgaaaatcctgctgaccaaacaaaccaaagtcagccatccctgaatcactgaaaaaaccGAGTTGAATAGTAAAGGTTCCTGAAGAAACTTATTTCTTGATGAATTTGTTGTCTGCTTTTTTTCtctgtcttcactacaacaaaaatgacttttcgcagcgcgcaaattctctttccgcggcgtacattgcacgcgGCAAAgatgcaagccgttgaaagttcaagattatccacggcgtacatgtgcacgctatTTGATACAATTGTCCGCAGCGTgtgaccgtcgctaaaattaacgacgattttgaaaccgtcgctaattcatttcagcgacggtttttcaaccgtcactaaaattagcgacgggttttaaaccgtcgtcgattcaattttagcgacggttttgatatatattctgTCGCTAAAATATTCCGTACGTGAACAGCGTCCACGCTCTGTAAGAACGGATTGCGGTATTCTcgcaaactttttttttaaaagtatttttgaaataaattttaaaaattaaattattttttaaaaaaaccccaATATGATAAATCAAGCCATAATCGCAATGGTAATCTgtcataaattattaatttagtgATCTT
Proteins encoded in this window:
- the LOC140987997 gene encoding uncharacterized protein isoform X2, coding for MKRRRGSKKGKAKKPKLSANAANDVVSNVASLNTEDNSPLDDSDNVIDSGTDAETKPSPPEGGQAEVLSNAHSVGRSVNNTSVKAVYTRVKVKIKTSKNLESHHTSSDAPTLSDTEKSSQQFGSEKQLVPNDRMEDSSNSLSEAKEGGSGNISKKSMGIKIKSSKGFACSSMSPCSNTETVKGDRMERKDVELLHQDSKNNEQELKAALEVIRKIMKMDAAEPFNVPVNPVALGIPDYFDVIDTPMDFGTICSNLEKGVKYKNSEDVFRDVQYIWDNCYKYNNKGDYIVELMKRVRKNFAKYWITVGLFNDDQPQETHGVDSTPVTETTLSSQGNTPMESGAFSLSGKKFHGLKKHKEGCQCAICVMMRRRQEREEIVRMMGGTDDSDDSVGEDMKPESPFGMYASSNIENHSDAERKGQDMKLGHIRNLYSQAKENDVTITGKGEGSEDLGHRSGDENSRQCHTPHLASGGSISSETKKEMSVHNEDGNAALDQQKPKDFLDKKQRAKMLENLRYLENPMLLQLCGTLFAENSESFWNGPHSLVGRPRRRTSFHSAISKFME
- the LOC140987997 gene encoding uncharacterized protein isoform X1, with amino-acid sequence MKRRRGSKKGKAKKPKLSANAANDVVSNVASLNTEDNSPLDDSDNVIDSGTDAETKPSPPEGGQAEVLSNAHSVGRSVNNTSVKAVYTRVKVKIKTSKNLESHHTSSDAPTLSDTEKSSQQFGSEKQLVPNDRMEDSSNSLSEAKEGGSGNISKKSMGIKIKSSKGFACSSMSPCSNTETVKGDRMERKDVELLHQDSKNNEQELKAALEVIRKIMKMDAAEPFNVPVNPVALGIPDYFDVIDTPMDFGTICSNLEKGVKYKNSEDVFRDVQYIWDNCYKYNNKGDYIVELMKRVRKNFAKYWITVGLFNDDQPQETHGVDSTPVTETTLSSQGNTPMESGAFSLSGKKFHGLKKHKEGCQCAICVMMRRRQEREEIVRMMGGTDDSDDSVGEDMKPEGASCEQSPFGMYASSNIENHSDAERKGQDMKLGHIRNLYSQAKENDVTITGKGEGSEDLGHRSGDENSRQCHTPHLASGGSISSETKKEMSVHNEDGNAALDQQKPKDFLDKKQRAKMLENLRYLENPMLLQLCGTLFAENSESFWNGPHSLVGRPRRRTSFHSAISKFME